A section of the Capra hircus breed San Clemente chromosome 23, ASM170441v1, whole genome shotgun sequence genome encodes:
- the LOC102185323 gene encoding histone H2B type 1 — protein MPEPAKSAPAPKKGSKKAVTKAQKKDGKKRKRSRKESYSVYVYKVLKQVHPDTGISSKAMGIMNSFVNDIFERIAGEASRLAHYNKRSTITSREIQTAVRLLLPGELAKHAVSEGTKAVTKYTSSK, from the coding sequence ATGCCTGAGCCAGCCAAGTCCGCTCCTGCCCCGAAGAAAGGTTCCAAGAAGGCGGTGACCAAGGCCCAGAAGAAAGATGGGAAGAAGCGCAAGCGCAGCCGGAAGGAGAGCTACTCCGTGTATGTGTACAAGGTGCTGAAGCAGGTCCACCCGGACACCGGCATCTCGTCCAAGGCCATGGGCATCATGAATTCCTTCGTCAACGACATCTTCGAGCGTATTGCGGGCGAGGCATCGCGCCTTGCGCATTACAACAAGCGCTCGACCATCACATCCAGGGAGATCCAGACGGCCGTGCGCCTGCTGTTGCCTGGGGAGTTGGCCAAACATGCCGTGTCCGAGGGTACCAAGGCTGTCACCAAGTATACCAGTTCCAAGTAA
- the LOC102185049 gene encoding histone H2A type 1-C: MSGRGKQGGKARAKAKSRSSRAGLQFPVGRVHRLLRKGNYAERVGAGAPVYLAAVLEYLTAEILELAGNAARDNKKTRIIPRHLQLAIRNDEELNKLLGRVTIAQGGVLPNIQAVLLPKKTESHHKAKGK; this comes from the coding sequence ATGTCTGGACGTGGCAAGCAAGGCGGTAAGGCGCGAGCTAAGGCCAAGTCTCGTTCTTCGCGGGCGGGGCTCCAGTTCCCCGTTGGGCGAGTCCATCGTCTACTACGCAAAGGCAATTACGCCGAGCGGGTAGGCGCTGGGGCTCCGGTGTACCTGGCGGCGGTGCTGGAGTATCTGACCGCCGAGATTTTGGAGCTGGCGGGTAACGCGGCGCGCGACAACAAGAAGACTCGTATCATCCCGCGTCACTTGCAGCTGGCCATCCGCAACGACGAAGAGCTCAACAAGCTGCTGGGCCGTGTGACCATCGCTCAGGGTGGTGTTCTGCCCAACATCCAGGCGGTGCTGCTGCCCAAGAAAACCGAGAGCCACCACAAGGCCAAGGGCAAGTAA